In the Bacillus sp. FJAT-42376 genome, TCGTCAACGGCGTTTCAACTCGCAAAGTGACGAAGATTATGGAACAGCTTTGCGGGGAAAGTGTGTCCAAGTCCCTTGTCTCCTCCATCACCAAAAAACTTGATCCCATTGTGAACGAGTGGGCTAGCCGCCCTCTGAATGTCATGTACTACAAGTATGTGTTTGTGGATGCTTTGTATATTAAGGTCCGCGAACATCAGCGTGTGGTTTCAAAAGCAGTTTATGTGGCCGTTGGGGTCAACTCTCAGCTTAAACGGGAAGTCATTGGGCTGGCTGTCAATCATTCCGAATCCAAAGAAGGCTGGACCCAATTCTTTAGCCACCTTAAATCTAGGGGATTTCAGTCTCCCAAACTGATGATTTCGGACGCCCATAAGGGCTTGAAGGCAGCCATTCAGGAATCCTTTGTCGGAACAAGCTGGCAGAGATGCACGTTTCACTTTAAAAAGAACCTGTTTGACCGCATGCCGAAGAAACAGGCAGAAGAATTAAAACACGCCCTCCTCCGTATTTTTGATGCCGCGAAACCAGAAGACGCAAGAGCTTTAAAAGAGGAGTTTATGCACACCTATGATGGAGAGCGCGGATATGAAACGGTGCTGACACTGTTGGACGATGGTTTTGAGGATGCCATCCAATTTATGAATGAACCTCTGGGCTTCCAAAAAAAGCTGCGGACCACCAATAACCTGGAACGCCTGAATGCTGAAATCAGAAGAAGAGAGCGCGTCATTCGAATCTTCCCCAACACCCAGTCTGCTTTTCGTCTGATCGGAGCTGTCTTGATGGACTATGAAAAATCCCTCGACCCTGGAGATCGAAAGTACATGTACGACGTGAAAGAGAACTAAGTTCTCTTCCTCTATAAAAAAATGCCCTATCTATTTTATAAGGTTGAAAACATGGTATGAATATTTACACAAGATAATGGACTTGACCCTGAATACGGGCCAAGCGACTCGTTTCGGCAAAATACGCAGCCGCGCGCCCGCGAGGCAAAATAAAAAAGCGATTCCTTCGTCACCAGTACCGTGAAGGGATCGCTTTTTATGTTTTTCGTATTCTTTTTTCCGTTTTTCCTGTTTCGTCATGGTTTTGCGTTCGTGCATGCTGTAATCAGGGGCTGCGCCTCTCCATGCTGCCGGGTCGGACCCGCCGCTGCGTATGTTGTGCTCTCTCTGTTTCCTGGCTTTGCTTTTCGCCATGTTTTATCACCTCGTAAATAGTATACCATTTTTATCCGGATGAGACTTGATTCTGACGTTACGTCAGGTTATATAATGAGTTTATGGGAGGGTGTGCCAATGAGTGAAGCCTTATATACGATTGGACAATTTGCAAAAAAGACCGGCGTAACCGTCCGGACACTCCGCTATTATGATCAGCAGGAAATGCTCAAGCCAAGCTTCGTCAGCGAATCGGGGCGGAGGTATTACAAGGATGATGATTTAATTGTGCTTCAGCAAATTCTTTCGCTTAAGTTCCTGGATTTCAGTCTCGGGCAGATCCGGGAACTGCTGGCAGCGGCTGATGGGGATTTAACGTCCTCGCTTACTATGCAAAAGGAGCTAATGCTGCAAAAGCAGAATCATATAAACCGGGTTATTCTCTCTTTGGATCATGCGATTGGCGTTCTCGAGACAGAAAAGCGGCCGAACCTGCAGATTCTCTCGTTTGTAATCGACAGCATTCAAAATGAAGAGGAGCATTTGGACTGGATTAAAGAAAATTTACCTGAAAAATATGCGAAGCGGGTAGGGGATATTACGGGGGAAGAATGGCTGGATCTCCATAAGAAGACCGCTTTGCTTTTCCAGGAGATGAAGGATGCGCTGAAGACCCGGAATCCTGAATCATCAGAGGTTCAGCGTCTTGCTGGTGAATGCCTGAATATGCTTGCCGGAATACTGGGGGAACAGGACATGCTGACTGACATGAATTCTTTGGACCTTGACTGGGAGCGTTTAGCGGAGGGGGCAGAACAGTCCATGTTTTCCGTTTCTCCCTTTACAAGGCAGGAAGAGAAGTTGATTGAACAGGCTTTTGAACATTATTACAGAGTGAAGGGGGAGGACAATCATGTCTGAACAAGGGAAGCAAGCAGATAAACAGCAGCTGTCCGCATTTATTGGCCTGCTGAAAAAACATAAACCCGCCACGTGGATGATTGCTGCCGTATTAATTTTAAGCCTGCTGGAAACAGGGGCCGGTTTGATTGTGCCAATCTTTACAAAGCAGCTGGTCGATCAGGCAGGGGCTGCTGCATTAAGCTCGGGGATGGTTTTCCTTCTGATTGGTGCATTTGTGCTGCAATCCATTGGAGCAGGATTTTCCTATTATATGCTCATGTATATTGGTGAGGTGATTGTAAAAGGAATCCGGGAGCAGCTCTGGGGACAAATTCTAAGGCTGCCTGTTCCTTATTTTGACCAGCATCAGTCCGGGGAAACGATGAGCCGGGTTACGCAGGATACAAATACGATTAAAACGCTGATTACCAGCCATCTTGTTACATTTGTATCCGGAATCATTGCCATTGCCGGTTCGGTTATCATCCTCTTTATGCTCGACTGGAAAATGACCGCCATCATGCTTGCCGTTATTCCATTATCCATGCTTATCCTGTGGCCAATAGGCAGGAAAATGTATAAGATTTCGAAGGAAACGCAAGATGGAATGGCCTCTTTCAGCGGTGATCTTGGACGGGTTCTTGGCGAGGTCCGACTCGTGAAGGCTTATAGCGGAGAAGAGATCGAAGAAGAAAAGGGCAGAAACGGAATTGGGCATTTGTTCAGACTGGGCCTTCGTGAAGCGAAAATCCAGGCAGTGGTCAGTCCGTTCATGACAACGATTATGATGGTCATTCTTGTCATCCTGATCGGCTATGGAGGAGTGAGGGTAGCGACAGGAAGCTTAAGTGCGGGTACATTGGTTGCCATCATCATCTACGTTTTTCAGATCATCGTTCCATTCACCCAGCTTGCTTCGTTTTTTACGGCCTTTCAAAAAGCGATGGGGGCGACAGACCGGATTCATGAATTGTTCAGTCTGAACACAGAAGATAAGGGATCTTCAGAAGCGGTTGTGGTGAATAAAGTCATGCAGTTTGAGAACGTTCACTTCAGTTATTCGGAGGATAAACCGATCTTGACCGATCTTTCGTTTACCATTGCACCAAGTAAGACGATTGCCCTTGTCGGACCGAGCGGCGGCGGGAAAACAACGATATTTTCACTGATTGAACGCTTTTACAAACCGGTGTCAGGTTCGGTGAAAATCGGGGGGCAGGATATCAGCACGCTAGACCTGCGCAGCTGGAGGAAGCAGATCGGCTATGTGTCTCAGGATAGCCCGATTATGTCGGGATCGATCAGGGATAATATCTGCTACGGCATAGAGCGGGAAATGGCGGATTCGGAAGTGGAAAATGCGGCACGGCTTGCCAATGCCGCAGAGTTTATTGAGAAAATGCCGGATGGGTATGAAACGGAAGTTGGAGAGCGGGGAGTGAAGCTTTCGGGCGGGCAAAGGCAGCGAATTGCCATCGCAAGAGCGATATTAAAAAATCCGTCGCTGCTCCTGCTTGATGAAGCAACGTCCAATCTGGACAGCGCATCAGAGGTTCTCGTTCAGCACGCGCTGAAAAACCTGATGAAGGGCCGGACTACTTTTGTCATTGCCCACAGGTTATCCACAGTCGTGGATGCAGATCAGATTTTAGTCCTGGAAAACGGAAAACTGACTGGGCAGGGGACACACGAAGAATTACTGAACGATCATGCATTATACAGGAAACTTGCCGAAAAGCAGCTTCAGCTGGAAACGGCAAATTGACTCCATAAATAAAAAGCCCAAGGGTATCTTGGGCTTTTCGCTTCTTTACGGAAGGGGTGTTTCTTTTACTTTCACTTTTTCCTTCGGCTGCTTCCATTTGAAAACCTTGTTCAGCGCGTTGTAGATATGCTTGGATTCCTTTGTGAGCAATGGTCCAAGGATGGCGAGGATGAGCACATAGAGGGCTGAAAAGGGCTGGAGCACAGCCATGAGTCCGCCTGAAAGGCCCAGATTCGCCATAATGATGGAAAATTCCCCGCGGGATACAATGGTCAGTCCGATATTGGCGGACGCTTTGTGTGACAAACCCGCTCTTCTTCCGGCAATCATCCCGGCAACGAAGTTCCCGATAATGGTAATCGCGACAGCTCCAAGTGCCAGCCATACAGCACCTCCAAGGGTGAATGGATCAATACTCAACCCGAAGCTGAAAAAGAAGATGGCGCCGAAAAAATCACGGAATGGGACAACGAGATGTTCGATCCGTTCACCCTGATCCGTTTCAGAAAAAACGAGTCCGAGCAGCAGGGCACCAATGGCTTCCGCCACATGGATGGTTTCTGAAAATCCGGCTATGAAGAAGAGAGCCGCAAACACGACGATGATAAAAATTTCATCAGACGAGATGTTGAGTAATTTGTTTAAAAGAGGTGTGGCTTTTCTTGCAATAATGAAGAAAGCCAGCATATAGCCAAGGGCAATCAGAACGGACAGGATGGTTCCGCCGATTGACGTGGAGTCTCCCAAAATCAAGCCGGAGACAACGGAGAGGTAGACTGCCAAAAAGATGTCCTCAAACATGATAATGCCCAGGATCAGTTCGGTTTCTTTATTCCCGGTACGCCGGAGATCTACAAGTACTTTTGCTACAATCGCACTTGACGAGATCGTAATGATTCCAGCGATGATCAAGACTTCTAATATCGGAAAGCCCATAATAAGAGCATAAAGGAATCCAAGAGCGAAGTTGATGCCTATATAGATGCTTCCGCCGACAACAATGGATTTTCCTGATTTTATGAGTTTTCCGACAGAGAATTCAAGGCCAAGATAAAAGAGCAGAAACAGAATTCCGATCCTGCCGAGAAAATCAATAAACTCGGCGCTCTCTATGAACCTCAGGTTGATAATGCCGATGACAGGAGCATGAGGTCCGACAAGCATCCCGATGACAATGAGAAACGGGATAATGGAGAAATTCAGCTTACCTGCCAAAATCGCGGCGAGAGCTACTAATAATAATGCGGTTCCTACTTCAAAAATTAGATGATCCATCTATACTTATCCCCCCTTATTCGATAGCAAATCCTTAATGATATTTTTCAAATCCTTTCTTTCTCCGGAGATTACGAGTGTATCTCCTGCTTCAATGATGGAATCCGGTCCGGGTGTCAGCTGTTTAGACTGGTTCTTTTTAATAATGGCGATGATGGTGATTCCATAGTTGCTGCGGACGTCGATATCCCCGATGGACTGATTGACAGCAGCTGCTCCCGGCTCTACTTTAAACCATTCGATAATCAAATCATCGAACGCAAGCTCAATGTTTTCCATCGCTTTTGGCTTGTATGTCATCCCGCCGAGGATCGCTGCAATCTGCCTTGCTTCTGCATCATTCATTGTGATATTGGAGATGCTTTCTTCGTGATCATCATCATCATAATGATACATTTCACGCCGCCCGTCATCATGAATGATGACAACAATTTTGTCATTGTTCCTCGTTACCGCTTCAAATTTCCGCCCGATTCCCGGTAAATCGCCTTCTCGAATGTTCATGATATGAACCCCTTTCTTATTCCTCTAATTGAGTTTTTGCCTTGCGCATCAGCTGCTTAAATTTTTCGTCGCTGACGATGTCCTGAACCTTATGAAGGGACTCCAAATCTGCTTTTGTCATAATCACAAGCCCGTCTTCTTCAATAAAAGCCACTCTTTCCCCTTCATGCAGGTCAAGCGTCTCTCGAACATGCTTCGGGATCGTGATCTGCCCCTTCGAGCTCAGTTTAGAAAATTCCATGTTCATTCTCCTTGTTTTCTTGGTTTTCTAGGAATTCCTTACTTTCCTTACTTTTATTCTAACAGAAATTTGGAAAATTAGCTAATGATAAGTATGAAAAGGTGTGAACCAGGCTAAATTCCGCGGCAGGCCGGTTGCTTTCCGGCAAGTGTTGTGATGGCATAAAAAAACCCCCGGGATGCTTATACAGCGTCCCGGGGGAGGGGGGTCATGATGTTTTATCTGAACCTGGCTTTTTAGTCAGGTTCACGATACGTGTTCTTTCGGTACATAATTCGATTGTTTTTTCCGGGTCACGGCAGTGAAAAGCACAAGCGTGACAATAATCAGTCCGGATGCATACAAGTACAGGTTTGAAAGCCCGAGATTCGCAGCGAGCATGCCAAGGATATAAGAGCCAAAGGCAATGCCGATATCAAAAAATGTAAAGAATGTTGACGTTGCATGACCGCTTCTGGAAGGATGGGCTTTTTGAATAGCCAGTGTCTGGAAGCAGGGAACAAGTGAACCATAGCCGAGTCCGATCAGCGCGCCTGATGCAAGGAGCATCCATGAGGAGTCTGTAAAGCTGAGCATGAGCATCCCGGCAGCAAAAATGATGAAGGATGGAATCATGACAATCGCGGGCCCTCTTCGGTCGAATGCCCGCCCGACGAACGGTCTTGATAAAAGCATGACCACGGCGAACACGACGAAAAAGTAGCTCGCTGTGTGGGCAAGGCCAAGGCTTTTTGCATACAGGGAAATAAATGAAATAATCCCGGAGTATGAGAATGCAACCAGTCCGCCAATCAAGGCAATGGGGATGACGGTTTTTTCAAAAAGATCCGAAGCCGTGAATTTCCTTGCCGGTACTTTGACATGTTCGATTTTAATAAGAAAGCTGAACAGAACGCCTGCAACTGCCAGGATGGAAAAAATCATGAACAGCACAGTAAACGTGGTGAACTGAAGAAGGGTCAGGGCCAGGAATGGGCCGAAAACGACGGCAAGGTTCATGGACATTGCATGGTAGCCGAGTCCTTCCCCGCGGCGCTCTTTCGGTATAATGTCCGCAGCAATTGCACCGGTTGCGGTTGTAATCAGGCTGAATGAAATCCCGTGAATAAATCTGAGTACAAGCAGGCCTGTGAACTGATCCACCCAGACGTAGACGACTGTGGTGAGCATGAAAACAATCATTCCCACAATAAGACAAAGCTTTTTCCCGTACCGTTCGAGAAGTTTTCCCCATACAGGCCGGACAAGGATAGCGGAAAGCATGAACGCCGTAATGACCAGACCGGCTTCTGTGTTTGATCTATTTAAATCTTCAATGACATAGATAGGAAGAGCAGTGAGCAGTGCGTAGAACGTTAAGAAGATGAAGAAGTTGATCAGAAAATTGCTGATAAAGCTCTTCGTCCAAATGGGAGCCTTTGTTGCAGATGATGTCATGTTGTACCTCCTTTGATGATTTTATCTTATAGAAGAAACGGGTTTTTTCCTAATAGAATGACTTGCAGATTTAATTCCAGCTGCCGATTTTCCCGAGAAGGGAAGTAAGAGTGCGGCGGTCATTTTCGTTTAAATCCCGGAGCATTTCTTCCTCGAATGCTTTAATAGACTGTTTGATCTGTTCAAGCTTTTCATCCGCCAGAGGAGTAAGACTGACAATCTTCTCCCGTTTGTCCGCCCCCGGCTCTCTATTAATCCAGCCGCTCTCTTCTAATCTGGCAATCGTCCTTGTAACGGTAGGAGCTTCCACATTTAAATAACGCCAGATTTCAGTTTGGGACATCGGTCCGAACCGGTCGAGACAATATAGAACAGACCATTGTGAACTATATATTCCGTGTTCCTGGAGCCTGGAGTTGGATTCCTTTGTTAAATAGCGGACCGCCTGATGAAGATTATGGATAATGTTGCTAGTATCCTCCATTTTTTCACCTCTATTATTTACCTAAGTAAACATTTTATCGGCATTTTAGACGAAAATCAACAGAAATAGCCGAATAAGTGTGAAATAGTGAAAAAACTTATGGGTCAATTGGCGAGAAGTGGATAGATTCCCTGTGAAACTCTTTACAGGGAAGTCCTATCCTTTGAAACCATATTTTATTTCTGTTAGGGTTGTTTAGGAGCAAACACAAAGGGAGGAAAACGAATATGAAAGCCAAAGGTCTAGTATTAGTTTCAAGCCTTGCGATAGGAGCTCTTACATTTGCGGGGCAAACGAACACAGCGAGTGCAGCTGAAAATTATAAAGTACAACAAGGTGACTCTTATTATAAAATCGGACAAGAATACGGCGTTGCAATTGATGCGTTAAAAGAAGCAAACGGCCGTGCCGATAATATGATTTACACAGGTGAAACCCTTCAAATTCCTGTTGCCGGCGCAGTGGATGTAAAAGGTGCTGAGCAAGCAGTTTCAGATGAAGATAAAGATCTAATGGCCCGTCTTGTAGAAGCGGAAGCAAAAGGCGAATCGTATGAAGGAAAAGTAGCGGTAGCCACTGTAATCATGAACCGGGTGGAAAGCGACAAATTCCCGGATAACGTCAAAGATGTAATCTATGAAAACGGCCAATTTTCACCGGTAGCCAACGGAGCGATTAATAATCCGGCAAGCCAGGAGTCTAAAGATGCGGTAAATGAAGCCATCTCTTATTCCAGCATCAGCAAAGGCGCACTCTATTTCTATAATCCGGATAAGGCAGGCTCAAGCTTCCTTGATGGAAAAGAAGTGACGACAACAATCGGCAACCACGTATTTGCTAAATAAATAATAGTAAAAAAGGAGCGGACCCACTCAAGGGATCCGCTCCTTTTTCTTATTGCAGGCATCTAGGCAGGCATCGTGTTCATCAGAACGAGCACGGCTCCGGCAAGTGCGCCAATCCCGATGCCGTAAAGCAGCCACGCCATCCGTTTGTTTCCTCTTGGGGCGTTCTTCATCCGTACAACGGTCACAAGCCGAAAGGTCATCAATAGAAAGGCTGCAGCAGCAAATAAGATAATTCCATTCATATTCTATTCCTCCCCGCTCTCAAAGCTCATGTAAACTATGTACCCATTTCCCCATCTTTTCAAATACCATTTTACCGATAAATTTTTCCCGAAACAAAAGGGAAATTCATCCTCTTTGAAGCATTCTATGATTTACCATAAGAATTTTCACATAACCGCATTTCTTTTCGTTACAATGAGAGAAGAATATTTGATTGCTAGGTGGACGATTATGGAACCCTCCAAAAAAATTGCTTTGCGAATTGCACTGATCTATTTAATCATCGGTATTTTCTGGATTTTTCTCACAGACCATCTATCGTTGCTGATGGCCAAAAGGGATCTGGATCTATACGATTTTTTTCAGCGCAATAAGGGCTGGATCTATATTCTGCTGACCTGTATCGGACTGTATATTCTTGTTTACAGGCGGACAAAACGAATTTTCCTTTCAAAGGAAAAGCTTGAGCAAAAAGAAAAAGAGCTTGAGAGAAGCAATGAGCATTACCGCTCCCTATTCCATCATAATCCTGACGGGGTATTTGAGACGGATACGAAGGGCAGTCTGACCGCTCTTAATCCGGAGGGGGAACTGATTCTCAATTGCAAAGAGTCTTATATAAAGGGAAGAGATGCCCGGGAATTCATTATTCCTTCTGAATGGGAACGGGCCAGCGCCCTTTTTCAGCAAGTGCTCTCAGGTTCTCCTCAAAAGTTTGAACTGACAGTCCGCAACCGGCTAAAGCAGGAGCGCATTTTACGGTGTTCACTCCTTCCCATCATCATAAAAGGGGAAATACAGGGGGTATTCGGAATTGGCCGGGATATTACAGAATATAAGGCCAACGAAGAGCTCATGATTGCTGCCGAAAAGATGTCAGTGATCGGAGAACTTGCCGCATCTGTCGCGCATGAAATACGAAATCCGCTTACCTCATTAAAAGGATTTGTCCAGCTCATGTCCTCGACAAGATCAGTAGACGACCAGCACTTGGATATCATGATGTCAGAAATAGACAGGATCAACCTGATCTCCGGCGAAATGCTTGCTCTTGGGAAGAAGCAGGATGTCCTGTTCAGGCAGGAGAATGTAAGGTCCATCCTCAATCACGTGATGGTTCTCCTTGAAGGAGAGGCCCACATGAAAAACGTCATGGTCCGGTTTGAAGATGACAGCGGAGAGCCGCTCAGCATTTACTGTGATCAAAATCAGATTAAGCAAGTCTTCCTTAATCTCCTGAAAAATGCCATAGAAGCTATCCCTGAATGCGGAGAGATTGTCATCAGCCTTTCCCGCAGCAAGGAAAACGTGAGAATTCGCATTGAGGACGATGGAACCGGCATGGAAAAAGAACGGCTGGAAAAACTCGGAGAGCCCTTTTACTCAACGAAGGAAAGAGGCACCGGCCTTGGTCTCGCCGTCTGTTTCAGCATCGTCAAACGGCACAAAGGCTCCATCCATTTTAAAAGTACAGTGGGAATCGGTACAAGCGTCATCGTTGAATTCCCGTTTGTAAAATAAAAAGAGGCGGGGACAAAAGGTTTCCGGCTCATAAACAAGCACTGTTAAACTTGGCTGTTGATTTCCGCTGCAGGCGCTCAGCGACCAGCGGGGCGTGTGGCGAGCCTCCTCGCCGCTTTGCGACTGCGGGTCTCACCTTCCCGCTGCTCCCGCAGGAGTCTCACGCCTTCCGCTTCAATCAACAGAGTTTAAAAAATCAGCAACATGCTTTAACATAGCGAAAAAAAACCGAACGATTATTTGAAACTCTGGTATAGAGTTTCGTAATCGTTCGGTTTTATTGTTTTTCATGCTTTTTAAAAAAAATATTCGGCATAGGGACAATAATTTCAGTTATGTCCCAGCCCCTTTTTGCACCGTCACTTACGCAATGATTTTTAAACCGATCGTTGAACCCAGAATGAGGGCGATGAACAAAATCCGCTGCCAGTCTTTCGATTCCCCGTACAGAATCATGCCAAGCACCGCCCCGCCGGCGGCCCCGATCCCTGTCCAGATTGCGTAAGCCGTTCCCATCGGGAGTGATTTCATTGCGATGGAAAGAAGAGTAAAGCTCGCCATAAACGATACAGCCAGCAGAAGGATGTTGGCTGCACTGCGCTTCCTGGCTACTCTATTCAGAAGGACAACGCCCAGCATTTCAAATAATCCTGCAGCGACAATCACAAACCATGCCATTAACCAGTCTCTCCTTCCGGATCTTTTGTTACCGCCTTAAGCCCGATGACCCCAACAAGCAGCGTGCCAATCAGCATCATTTTCGCCAAGTCGAAAGGCTCGCTGAAAAACAGGATATCCGCCAAAATCGTACCAGCT is a window encoding:
- a CDS encoding IS256 family transposase, with the protein product MTQINLTLNVEDLKDHLLNSNLEAVVKSSLVLILNQVMESERDEHLNADAYERTSGRTDYRNGYYERDFLVSIGKINLKVPRTRNGEFSTSVFEKYKRADQALVLSMMEMVVNGVSTRKVTKIMEQLCGESVSKSLVSSITKKLDPIVNEWASRPLNVMYYKYVFVDALYIKVREHQRVVSKAVYVAVGVNSQLKREVIGLAVNHSESKEGWTQFFSHLKSRGFQSPKLMISDAHKGLKAAIQESFVGTSWQRCTFHFKKNLFDRMPKKQAEELKHALLRIFDAAKPEDARALKEEFMHTYDGERGYETVLTLLDDGFEDAIQFMNEPLGFQKKLRTTNNLERLNAEIRRRERVIRIFPNTQSAFRLIGAVLMDYEKSLDPGDRKYMYDVKEN
- a CDS encoding MerR family transcriptional regulator codes for the protein MSEALYTIGQFAKKTGVTVRTLRYYDQQEMLKPSFVSESGRRYYKDDDLIVLQQILSLKFLDFSLGQIRELLAAADGDLTSSLTMQKELMLQKQNHINRVILSLDHAIGVLETEKRPNLQILSFVIDSIQNEEEHLDWIKENLPEKYAKRVGDITGEEWLDLHKKTALLFQEMKDALKTRNPESSEVQRLAGECLNMLAGILGEQDMLTDMNSLDLDWERLAEGAEQSMFSVSPFTRQEEKLIEQAFEHYYRVKGEDNHV
- a CDS encoding ABC transporter ATP-binding protein; amino-acid sequence: MIAAVLILSLLETGAGLIVPIFTKQLVDQAGAAALSSGMVFLLIGAFVLQSIGAGFSYYMLMYIGEVIVKGIREQLWGQILRLPVPYFDQHQSGETMSRVTQDTNTIKTLITSHLVTFVSGIIAIAGSVIILFMLDWKMTAIMLAVIPLSMLILWPIGRKMYKISKETQDGMASFSGDLGRVLGEVRLVKAYSGEEIEEEKGRNGIGHLFRLGLREAKIQAVVSPFMTTIMMVILVILIGYGGVRVATGSLSAGTLVAIIIYVFQIIVPFTQLASFFTAFQKAMGATDRIHELFSLNTEDKGSSEAVVVNKVMQFENVHFSYSEDKPILTDLSFTIAPSKTIALVGPSGGGKTTIFSLIERFYKPVSGSVKIGGQDISTLDLRSWRKQIGYVSQDSPIMSGSIRDNICYGIEREMADSEVENAARLANAAEFIEKMPDGYETEVGERGVKLSGGQRQRIAIARAILKNPSLLLLDEATSNLDSASEVLVQHALKNLMKGRTTFVIAHRLSTVVDADQILVLENGKLTGQGTHEELLNDHALYRKLAEKQLQLETAN
- a CDS encoding cation:proton antiporter, yielding MDHLIFEVGTALLLVALAAILAGKLNFSIIPFLIVIGMLVGPHAPVIGIINLRFIESAEFIDFLGRIGILFLLFYLGLEFSVGKLIKSGKSIVVGGSIYIGINFALGFLYALIMGFPILEVLIIAGIITISSSAIVAKVLVDLRRTGNKETELILGIIMFEDIFLAVYLSVVSGLILGDSTSIGGTILSVLIALGYMLAFFIIARKATPLLNKLLNISSDEIFIIVVFAALFFIAGFSETIHVAEAIGALLLGLVFSETDQGERIEHLVVPFRDFFGAIFFFSFGLSIDPFTLGGAVWLALGAVAITIIGNFVAGMIAGRRAGLSHKASANIGLTIVSRGEFSIIMANLGLSGGLMAVLQPFSALYVLILAILGPLLTKESKHIYNALNKVFKWKQPKEKVKVKETPLP
- a CDS encoding cation:proton antiporter regulatory subunit, which produces MNIREGDLPGIGRKFEAVTRNNDKIVVIIHDDGRREMYHYDDDDHEESISNITMNDAEARQIAAILGGMTYKPKAMENIELAFDDLIIEWFKVEPGAAAVNQSIGDIDVRSNYGITIIAIIKKNQSKQLTPGPDSIIEAGDTLVISGERKDLKNIIKDLLSNKGG
- a CDS encoding AbrB/MazE/SpoVT family DNA-binding domain-containing protein; translated protein: MEFSKLSSKGQITIPKHVRETLDLHEGERVAFIEEDGLVIMTKADLESLHKVQDIVSDEKFKQLMRKAKTQLEE
- a CDS encoding MFS transporter, coding for MTSSATKAPIWTKSFISNFLINFFIFLTFYALLTALPIYVIEDLNRSNTEAGLVITAFMLSAILVRPVWGKLLERYGKKLCLIVGMIVFMLTTVVYVWVDQFTGLLVLRFIHGISFSLITTATGAIAADIIPKERRGEGLGYHAMSMNLAVVFGPFLALTLLQFTTFTVLFMIFSILAVAGVLFSFLIKIEHVKVPARKFTASDLFEKTVIPIALIGGLVAFSYSGIISFISLYAKSLGLAHTASYFFVVFAVVMLLSRPFVGRAFDRRGPAIVMIPSFIIFAAGMLMLSFTDSSWMLLASGALIGLGYGSLVPCFQTLAIQKAHPSRSGHATSTFFTFFDIGIAFGSYILGMLAANLGLSNLYLYASGLIIVTLVLFTAVTRKKQSNYVPKEHVS
- a CDS encoding MarR family transcriptional regulator encodes the protein MEDTSNIIHNLHQAVRYLTKESNSRLQEHGIYSSQWSVLYCLDRFGPMSQTEIWRYLNVEAPTVTRTIARLEESGWINREPGADKREKIVSLTPLADEKLEQIKQSIKAFEEEMLRDLNENDRRTLTSLLGKIGSWN
- a CDS encoding cell wall hydrolase, producing the protein MKAKGLVLVSSLAIGALTFAGQTNTASAAENYKVQQGDSYYKIGQEYGVAIDALKEANGRADNMIYTGETLQIPVAGAVDVKGAEQAVSDEDKDLMARLVEAEAKGESYEGKVAVATVIMNRVESDKFPDNVKDVIYENGQFSPVANGAINNPASQESKDAVNEAISYSSISKGALYFYNPDKAGSSFLDGKEVTTTIGNHVFAK
- a CDS encoding ATP-binding protein yields the protein MEPSKKIALRIALIYLIIGIFWIFLTDHLSLLMAKRDLDLYDFFQRNKGWIYILLTCIGLYILVYRRTKRIFLSKEKLEQKEKELERSNEHYRSLFHHNPDGVFETDTKGSLTALNPEGELILNCKESYIKGRDAREFIIPSEWERASALFQQVLSGSPQKFELTVRNRLKQERILRCSLLPIIIKGEIQGVFGIGRDITEYKANEELMIAAEKMSVIGELAASVAHEIRNPLTSLKGFVQLMSSTRSVDDQHLDIMMSEIDRINLISGEMLALGKKQDVLFRQENVRSILNHVMVLLEGEAHMKNVMVRFEDDSGEPLSIYCDQNQIKQVFLNLLKNAIEAIPECGEIVISLSRSKENVRIRIEDDGTGMEKERLEKLGEPFYSTKERGTGLGLAVCFSIVKRHKGSIHFKSTVGIGTSVIVEFPFVK
- a CDS encoding multidrug efflux SMR transporter, whose amino-acid sequence is MAWFVIVAAGLFEMLGVVLLNRVARKRSAANILLLAVSFMASFTLLSIAMKSLPMGTAYAIWTGIGAAGGAVLGMILYGESKDWQRILFIALILGSTIGLKIIA